In one Lycium barbarum isolate Lr01 chromosome 7, ASM1917538v2, whole genome shotgun sequence genomic region, the following are encoded:
- the LOC132601465 gene encoding uncharacterized protein LOC132601465, which translates to MEPSKQWMQLVDNRLDEAYIIGVQKFLDYAFGKTGEDYEIRCPCVKCCNTTLGTRETVETHLKVYGIIQNYTFWYHHGETLGEPLSESEDEDGDEAEECESEDEVQELLRDLYPNLDGETTHTDCDDLLEEEPNVEAKKFYSLLKDFKQPLYQNSKASKLSSLIKLLHIKSMGRWSNESFTMLLKMLKEELLPDGANFPNSYYEAKKIIQDLGLSYIKIDACTNDCMLYWKEDRLLDSCKVCGASRWKIDTHSGETRNNKRLQRLFMSRKKSTLMTWHKDKRVGDGIMRHPADSMAWKSFDELHPSFAAEPRNVRLGLASDGFQPFRNSKTSYSIWPVELKELWEVVIVTFDISSRQNFKLHASLLWTINDFPAYGNLSGWSTKGKLACPCCNKDTSSIRLTNSKKQCFMGHRCYLPVSHKWRNDEKSFDGTKEKRLPPKMHSGIEILNQVQDLKGLQLTNDPKKRKKISHENRKDNWNKKSIFFELPYWKSLLLRHNLDVMHIEKNICDNIMGTIMNVKGKTKDTVKTRLDLQEMNIRPELHPIQRGEKVEVPTACYTLPPEDKHKLCLFLKKLKVPDGFSSNISQCVNLKDHKISGLKSHDCHVLLQHILPLALRGMLSKEACEPLIELSLFFNMLGSKELRIDDLEHIEAQIPITLCKLERVFPPSFFDVMMHLPIHLASEAKIAGPIHYRWMYPVERWLYFLKSLIGNRACPEGSIAEGYIANECMTLCSRYLHRIATKFNRPERNYDGGLKKSNGGLTVFFQPGSTLGVNVPCDLEENELEQAHIYILKNCDEVIPHLEEFAQTHVDTVQHLTDAEWNRQFIEWFKVRVAQLHKGDNSRIMEDLLSLSRGPTGYSTHRNGYIVNGYRFHAEDHDKNLRTQNCGVVVVGENDKDSENLDYYGVLTDVIELQFVMNRRVIVFRCNWFDVYDKTKGVKKNEYDFVSVNPRRFLKTNEPFVLAEQASQVFYANDNFYKGWYIVRKTQPRDSYEIVKQMDDVIVDLGNPSQKKRKRTDEVKFNMNPLKTDEVGSTMKTTSRYAFVAPGAISAIGKGRGQGGIRSLIEKEHTPIKNLFPQSSDVVKKYIQEIETSATGKGQGEGLKKSTISSSQGMRMIHKNSIVLEKEYTQTNCPLPPSTDQVKQYTQKVETSKFFQIKSAVHI; encoded by the exons ATGGAACCTAGTAAGCAATGGATGCAACTTGTTGATAATCGGCTCGATGAAGCCTACATAATCGGGGTGCAAAAGTTTTTGGATTATGCTTTTGGGAAAACAGGAGAAGACTATGAAATACGATGTCCATGTGTCAAATGTTGTAATACAACTTTGGGAACCCGTGAGACAGTTGAGACACATTTGAAAGTTTATGGAATAATTCAAAATTATACTTTTTGGTATCACCACGGGGAAACTTTAGGTGAGCCCCTAtcagaatctgaagatgaagATGGTGATGAAGCAGAAGAATGTGAGAGTGAAGATGAAGTACAAGAATTGTTGAGAGATTTATATCCTAATCTTGATGGAGAAACCACGCACACTGATTGTGACGATTTACTTGAGGAGGAACCAAATGTTGAAGCAAAAAAATTTTACAGCCTATTGAAGGATTTCAAGCAGCCATTGTACCAAAATTCAAAAGCTTCAAAACTGTCCTCTTTGATTAAATTGCTTCATATCAAAAGTATGGGTCGTTGGAGTAACGAGTCATTTACGATGTTATTAAAAATGTTAAAAGAGGAGTTGTTGCCTGATGGTGCCAATTTTCCAAACTCATATTATGAGGCAAAGAAGATAATTCAAGACCTTGGGCTATCTTACATCAAGATTGATGCTTGTACTAATGATTGCATGTTATACTGGAAGGAGGACAGGTTACTCGATTCTTGCAAAGTTTGTGGTGCATCCAGATGGAAAATAGATACACATAGCGGGGAGACAAGAAATAACAAAAG GCTTCAAAGATTGTTTATGTCTAGAAAGAAATCTACTCTAATGACATGGCATAAAGATAAAAGAGTTGGTGATGGAATAATGAGGCACCCAGCTGATTCGATGGCATGGAAGTCATTTGATGAACTTCATCCTTCATTTGCAGCCGAGCCTCGTAATGTTCGACTTGGACTTGCTAGTGATGGATTTCAGCCATTTCGGAATTCAAAAACCTCATATAGCATTTGGCCTGTG GAACTAAAGGAGTTGTGGGAAGTTGTTATTGTGACCTTTGATATATCGTCTAGACAGAATTTTAAGTTGCATGCTTCTTTGTTATGGACCATCAATGACTTTCCAGCATATGGAAATTTATCTGGATGGAGTACAAAGGGAAAATTGGCATGTCCATGTTGCAATAAAGACACTTCGTCAATTCGATTGACTAATAGTAAGAAGCAGTGCTTTATGGGTCATCGGTGTTACCTTCCTGTTAGTCACAAATGGAGGAATGACGAAAAGTCATTTGATGGTACAAAAGAGAAAAGGCTCCCACCAAAAATGCATTCCGGTATTGAGATACTTAATCAAGTGCAAGATCTTAAAGGGCTACAATTAACAAATGatccaaagaaaaggaagaagataTCACATGAAAATCGAAAGGATAATTGGAACAAAAAAAGTATCTTTTTTGAACTTCCATACTGGAAATCTCTCTTGTTGCGACATAATTTGGATGTTatgcatattgaaaaaaataTATGTGATAATATTATGGGGACAATCATGAATGTCAAAGGAAAGACCAAGGACACAGTTAAAACTCGGTTAGACTTGCAAGAAATGAACATTAGGCCAGAATTGCATCCCATCCAAAGAGGGGAGAAAGTCGAAGTTCCAACTGCATGCTACACATTGCCTCCCGAAGATAAGCACAAATTATGCCTTTTCTTAAAGAAATTAAAGGTCCCTGACGGATTTTCATCTAATATTTCTCAATGTGTGAACCTGAAAGATCACAAGATATCTGGGTTGAAGAGTCATGATTGTCATGTTCTTTTGCAACATATACTTCCTCTTGCACTTCGTGGTATGTTGTCCAAAGAAGCTTGTGAACCTCTTATTGagttatctttattttttaacatGCTTGGATCAAAGGAGTTAAGGATTGATGATCTGGAACATATTGAAGCGCAAATTCCCATAACACTTTGCAAGTTAGAAAGGGTCTTCCCTCCTTCATTTTTTGATGTCATGATGCACTTGCCTATTCATTTGGCTAGTGAAGCTAAGATTGCTGGACCTATTCATTATCGGTGGATGTATCCTGTGGAACGAtggttatattttttgaaatctcTCATTGGTAATAGAGCATGTCCAGAAGGTTCTATTGCAGAGGGCTACATTGCAAATGAATGTATGACCTTATGTTCAAGGTATCTGCATAGGATCGCCACTAAATTCAATCGCCCTGAACGAAATTATGATGGGGGTTTAAAAAAATCTAATGGAGGTTTAACTGTGTTTTTTCAACCTGGAAGTACTCTGGGAGTTAATGTTCCATGTGATCTTGAAGAAAATGAATTGGAACaagcacatatatacatactgaAGAACTGTGATGAAGTCATACCACATCTCGA AGAGTTTGCACAAACTCATGTGGATACTGTGCAACACTTGACTGATGCAGAATGGAACAGACAATTTATTGAATGGTTTAAAGTTAGG GTTGCACAATTGCATAAGGGAGATAATAGTCGGATCATGGAAGACCTGCTCTCACTTTCACGTGGTCCTACCGGATATTCGACACATCGCAATGGTTACATTGTCAATGGATATAGATTTCATGCAGAAGATCATGATAAAAACTTAAGGACTCAAAATTGTGGTGTTGTTGTAGTTGGTGAGAATGATAAAGATAGTGAGAACCTTGATTACTATGGAGTTTTAACAGATGTGATTGAATTACAATTTGTCATGAATAGAAGAGTGATTGTGTTTCGATGTAATTGGTTTGATGTGTATGATAAAACAAAAGGAGTTAAAAAAAATGAGTACGACTTTGTGAGTGTTAATCCAAGGAGATTTTTGAAAACAAATGAGCCTTTTGTTTTAGCAGAGCAAGCATCTCAAGTGTTTTATGCTAATGACAATTTCTACAAAGGTTGGTACATAGTGAGGAAGACTCAACCTCGTGATTCGTATGAGATTGTGAAACAAATGGATGATGTTATTGTCGACTTAGGAAATCCTTCTCAAAAGAAACGAAAAAGAACTGATGAGGTGAA GTTCAATATGAATCCATTAAAGACTGATGAAGTGGGATCAACTATGAAGACTACTAGCAGATATGCATTCGTCGCGCCAGGTGCTATAAGTGCTATAGGAAAGGGACGAGGACAAGGAGGGATTAGATCTTTGATTGAGAAAGAGCATACGCCAATTAAGAATTTATTTCCTCAATCTAGTGATGTCGTTAAGAAATACATCCAAGAAATTGAAACAA GTGCTACAGGGAAGGGACAAGGAGAAGGGCTTAAAAAATCCACGATTTCTTCTAGTCAAGGAATGAGAATGATACATAAAAATTCCATAGTTCTTGAGAAAGAGTATACGCAAACTAATTGTCCATTGCCTCCATCCACTGATCAAGTTAAGCAATACACCCAAAAAGTTGAAACAAGTAAGTTTTTCCAAATTAAATCTGCTGTGCATATATAA